The following proteins are co-located in the Bacillus pumilus genome:
- the dapA gene encoding 4-hydroxy-tetrahydrodipicolinate synthase: MNFGNIATAMITPFDKKGNIDFQKLSILIDYLLKNGSDSLVVAGTTGESPTLSTEEKVALFQQSVKLANGRCKIIAGTGSNNTNASIKLTKKAEEAGVDAVMLVVPYYNKPSQEGMYAHFKAIAESTSLPVMLYNVPGRTVASLAPETTIKLAQIPNIVAIKEASGDLDAMTKIIAETPEDFDVYSGDDSLTLPAVAVGATGVVSVASHIVGLDMQQMLKSYASGQTANAALIHQKLLPIMKQLFSAPNPTPVKTALQLKGLDVGSVRLPLLPLSEEERLDLSGVLNS; this comes from the coding sequence ATGAATTTCGGAAATATCGCAACAGCTATGATTACACCTTTTGATAAAAAGGGCAACATTGATTTCCAAAAGTTATCAATTCTCATTGATTACTTGTTAAAAAACGGCAGTGACTCTTTAGTCGTTGCAGGTACAACAGGCGAATCGCCAACTTTATCGACTGAAGAAAAGGTCGCTCTTTTTCAGCAATCGGTGAAATTAGCAAATGGTCGTTGTAAAATCATTGCAGGAACAGGCAGTAATAACACAAATGCGTCTATTAAACTAACGAAAAAAGCAGAAGAAGCGGGCGTTGATGCAGTGATGCTTGTCGTACCTTACTACAACAAGCCATCACAGGAAGGCATGTATGCACACTTTAAAGCAATTGCCGAGTCTACATCTCTTCCTGTCATGCTTTACAATGTACCAGGAAGAACGGTTGCTTCATTAGCACCAGAAACAACGATTAAGCTAGCACAAATACCAAATATTGTCGCGATCAAAGAAGCAAGCGGCGATCTAGATGCCATGACAAAAATCATTGCAGAGACGCCAGAAGACTTCGACGTATATTCAGGTGACGACAGCTTAACACTTCCTGCTGTAGCTGTTGGTGCAACAGGAGTCGTCTCTGTGGCGTCTCATATCGTAGGACTTGATATGCAGCAAATGCTTAAAAGCTATGCTTCAGGTCAAACAGCCAATGCAGCATTGATCCATCAAAAGCTGCTTCCAATCATGAAACAGCTTTTCTCAGCGCCAAATCCAACGCCTGTCAAAACAGCCCTTCAGCTGAAAGGACTAGATGTCGGATCTGTTCGTCTCCCGCTTTTGCCTTTGTCAGAAGAAGAGAGACTGGATTTGAGCGGCGTATTAAATAGCTGA
- a CDS encoding YlmC/YmxH family sporulation protein, whose amino-acid sequence MRLSELSGKEIVDIKRAERLGVLGQTDLEINEQDGQITALIIPSVKWFGFRKQGNDIRVPWNHIQKIGSDMIILDVPEELQPHGEKEHPS is encoded by the coding sequence TTGAGGCTAAGTGAGCTGTCAGGAAAAGAGATCGTCGATATCAAAAGAGCGGAGCGGCTTGGCGTGCTGGGACAAACCGACCTTGAAATAAATGAACAGGACGGTCAGATTACAGCACTCATCATACCTTCCGTCAAGTGGTTTGGCTTTCGAAAACAAGGAAATGACATCCGCGTTCCGTGGAATCACATTCAAAAAATAGGATCAGATATGATCATTCTCGATGTGCCTGAAGAACTGCAGCCGCACGGGGAAAAAGAGCACCCATCATAA
- the dpaB gene encoding dipicolinate synthase subunit B: MTTLRGKRIGFGLTGSHCTYEAVFPQIEALVKEGAEVRPVVSYTVQSTNTRFGEGADWIERIEKLTGFQAIDSIVKAEPLGPKLPLDCMVIAPLTGNSMAKFANAMTDSPVLMAAKATIRNHRPVVLGISTNDALGLNGTNLMRLMSTKNIFFIPFGQDDPFKKPTSMVANMDLLSQTVEEALQHRQIQPILIGPND, translated from the coding sequence ATGACAACATTAAGAGGGAAAAGAATCGGCTTTGGTTTAACAGGTTCCCACTGTACGTATGAAGCCGTTTTTCCGCAAATTGAAGCACTTGTGAAAGAAGGGGCAGAGGTGCGTCCTGTGGTGTCGTATACGGTGCAAAGCACGAATACAAGATTTGGAGAAGGAGCCGACTGGATTGAGCGGATTGAGAAACTGACGGGATTTCAAGCGATTGACTCTATCGTAAAAGCAGAGCCGCTCGGACCTAAGCTTCCACTCGATTGTATGGTCATTGCACCTTTAACAGGAAACTCCATGGCGAAATTCGCAAATGCCATGACAGACAGTCCTGTTTTAATGGCTGCAAAAGCAACCATTCGAAATCATCGTCCCGTCGTTCTAGGCATCTCGACAAACGATGCATTAGGCTTAAATGGTACAAATCTCATGAGGCTGATGTCGACAAAGAACATTTTCTTTATTCCATTTGGCCAAGATGATCCATTCAAAAAACCGACATCTATGGTAGCGAATATGGACCTTCTTTCTCAAACAGTAGAAGAGGCGCTTCAGCATAGACAAATTCAGCCGATTTTAATTGGACCAAACGATTAA
- the dpaA gene encoding dipicolinic acid synthetase subunit A has product MLSGLTVAVIGGDARQLEIIRKLSQQHAKVFLVGFDQLDHGFIGAEKLKMSELPFEQVDSMILPVSGATDEGVVATVFSNEQVVLEAEYLERTPAHCTLYSGISNTYLDNLAKQVNRKLVKLFERDDIAIYNSIPTVEGIIMMAIQQTDYTIHGSHVAVLGLGRTGLTIARTFRALGADVKVGAADTAHLARAFEMGLDPFSMDRLKEEVTDVDIIINTIPSLVLDSSVIVSMTPKTLILDIASRPGGTDFDFAQKHGVKALLAPGLPGIVAPKTAGQIIAKVLSGLLCELAEEKRGMES; this is encoded by the coding sequence ATGTTGAGCGGTTTAACGGTTGCGGTGATCGGGGGAGATGCAAGGCAGCTTGAAATCATTCGCAAGCTGTCACAGCAGCATGCCAAAGTGTTTTTGGTCGGATTTGATCAGCTGGATCATGGGTTTATCGGTGCTGAAAAGCTTAAAATGTCAGAACTTCCATTTGAACAGGTAGACAGTATGATTCTGCCGGTATCAGGTGCAACAGATGAAGGCGTCGTCGCCACAGTTTTCTCAAATGAGCAGGTCGTGCTGGAAGCAGAATATTTAGAAAGAACTCCAGCACATTGTACCTTGTACTCAGGTATTTCTAATACGTACTTAGACAATCTGGCAAAGCAGGTGAACCGGAAGCTTGTGAAGCTGTTTGAGCGCGATGATATTGCCATATATAACTCTATTCCAACAGTTGAAGGGATTATCATGATGGCCATTCAGCAAACGGACTATACGATTCATGGATCACATGTCGCTGTCCTCGGGCTTGGGAGAACAGGGCTCACAATTGCCCGCACATTTCGGGCACTAGGTGCGGATGTGAAAGTAGGTGCTGCAGATACAGCCCATTTAGCTCGAGCCTTTGAAATGGGACTTGATCCGTTTTCAATGGATCGTTTAAAAGAAGAAGTAACAGATGTTGATATCATCATCAATACGATTCCGAGCTTAGTATTAGATTCATCTGTTATCGTCAGTATGACACCGAAGACACTCATTTTGGATATCGCCTCCCGCCCAGGCGGAACAGATTTTGACTTTGCGCAAAAGCACGGAGTGAAGGCGCTTCTTGCACCAGGTCTTCCAGGGATTGTAGCACCAAAGACCGCAGGGCAAATCATTGCAAAAGTGCTTTCCGGGCTCTTATGTGAACTTGCGGAGGAAAAAAGGGGGATGGAATCATGA
- the dapG gene encoding aspartate kinase yields MKIIVQKFGGTSVKDDQGRKRALAHILSAKEKGYKSVVVVSAMGRKGDPYATDTLLGLLYGSVQHMTNREKDLLVSCGENISAVVFSSMLNENGLKAVAMTGAQAGFVTDQEHTNAKIIDMKCERLEAALSEHDVVVVAGFQGAAKNGDVTTIGRGGSDTSAAALGAALQADFIDIFTDVEGVMTADPRIVKNAKPLRVVTYTEICNLAYQGAKVIHPRAVEIAMQAKVPMRVRSTYSDDEGTLVTSHYSDKMSHDVYDRLITGIAHVNDVTQIKVPAKEGQYSVQTEVFKAMANAQISVDFFNITPSEIVYTVTGGMTEKATSILKDLGYTPVVTTNCAKVSAVGAGIMGVPGVTSKIVSALSEQNIPILQSADSHTTIWVLVHEENMRAAVNALHEVFELSR; encoded by the coding sequence GTGAAAATAATTGTCCAAAAATTTGGCGGTACATCTGTCAAAGATGATCAAGGTAGAAAAAGGGCACTTGCACATATCTTATCTGCGAAAGAGAAAGGCTATAAATCGGTTGTAGTCGTTTCTGCAATGGGACGAAAAGGCGATCCTTATGCGACAGATACGCTGCTTGGATTGCTTTATGGCAGCGTGCAGCACATGACAAACAGAGAAAAAGACCTGCTCGTTTCTTGCGGAGAAAATATTTCAGCTGTTGTGTTTTCAAGTATGCTGAATGAAAACGGGCTAAAGGCTGTAGCGATGACAGGTGCACAGGCAGGCTTTGTGACAGATCAAGAGCATACGAATGCGAAAATTATTGACATGAAATGTGAACGTCTTGAAGCGGCACTTTCTGAGCATGATGTTGTCGTTGTCGCTGGGTTCCAGGGAGCCGCGAAAAATGGAGACGTGACAACGATTGGACGAGGCGGCAGTGATACGTCAGCAGCTGCTTTAGGCGCTGCATTGCAGGCAGACTTTATCGATATCTTTACAGATGTAGAAGGGGTTATGACAGCAGATCCCCGCATCGTAAAAAATGCAAAACCACTGAGAGTCGTGACATATACTGAAATTTGCAACCTCGCATATCAAGGGGCGAAAGTTATTCACCCGAGGGCTGTTGAAATTGCCATGCAAGCAAAAGTACCAATGAGGGTCCGCTCAACATACTCTGATGATGAGGGCACACTTGTGACGTCACACTACTCAGATAAAATGAGTCATGATGTGTATGACCGCCTCATTACGGGTATTGCACATGTCAATGATGTGACGCAAATCAAAGTCCCGGCGAAAGAAGGGCAATACAGCGTACAAACAGAGGTCTTCAAAGCAATGGCAAACGCACAAATCAGTGTCGATTTCTTCAACATTACACCGAGTGAAATTGTGTATACAGTGACAGGTGGAATGACTGAAAAGGCAACGTCGATCCTAAAAGACCTCGGCTATACACCTGTTGTGACAACAAATTGCGCGAAAGTATCAGCTGTTGGAGCAGGCATCATGGGTGTACCAGGTGTCACATCTAAAATTGTATCGGCTCTATCAGAGCAAAACATTCCGATTTTACAATCAGCAGACAGTCATACGACCATTTGGGTGCTAGTGCACGAAGAAAACATGAGAGCGGCTGTCAATGCCCTGCATGAAGTGTTTGAACTTTCAAGATAA
- the asnB gene encoding asparagine synthase (glutamine-hydrolyzing) — protein sequence MCGIAGYCHFNQAPLDHHILLNMKNALAVRGPDDSGVYQDESVGLVHTRLSIIDIHSGPQPMTNEDDSIFVILNGEIYNFQELREDLWNKGHTFRTQTDTEVLVHGYEEYGISFIEQLNGMFSAAIWDRKKKVFYLFRDRSGIKPLYFSECRGGLVFGSEMKSLLQHPDIQTVVQPEAVISYLSFRYSIGEQTFFQGIHKLPPGVFLKMDETGITKEAYWQYPLPSDGIDRGEHYYQKALFELLQDSVQKQMMSDVPVGAFLSGGVDSTSIVAFMSKYANDDIHCFSTSFEEKGFSEESYAKLAADQYNVKLHSHRMSEEEYFQLLPEVVKRRDHPLSIPHEVAFYRMSQEAKKHVTVVLCGEGADELFAGYGRVFRSPADWRKILLLQKSRKLSPMLSRLLFDPSFQQQLHQFIHLEDEMDHYKRRYAWFTAGEKGQLLDHQAASFDSSNSHMDQFIAQCFQKMEGQSYENKLLYLFQQIHLPNLLDRLDIMTMSHGLEARVPFLDHRIIQFVNDMPFKYKLPYKGLPSRLQAFFQSSLKTSEVQDIPKYMLKKTMEQTVDKRILYRRKMGFPVPVYHWMSKRMGEIEEKLLDEQSFATELFQRKPLEQFLRNDPNQKNKNGADQKVWMLYNLELWHDHYIKSARLPLPSGR from the coding sequence ATGTGCGGCATTGCAGGTTATTGTCATTTTAACCAAGCACCACTTGACCATCACATCTTACTAAATATGAAAAACGCACTTGCTGTGCGTGGACCTGATGATAGTGGTGTATATCAAGACGAATCAGTTGGTTTGGTTCATACGCGGCTTTCAATTATCGATATTCATTCTGGCCCTCAGCCAATGACGAATGAAGACGATTCTATATTTGTGATTCTAAATGGAGAGATCTATAATTTTCAAGAATTGAGAGAAGACCTATGGAATAAAGGTCATACGTTTCGTACGCAGACAGATACAGAGGTACTGGTTCATGGCTATGAAGAATACGGGATTTCATTTATTGAGCAATTAAATGGAATGTTTTCAGCTGCTATATGGGATCGAAAGAAGAAAGTATTTTATTTATTTAGAGATCGGTCTGGGATTAAGCCGCTTTATTTTTCAGAATGCCGGGGAGGGCTTGTTTTTGGGTCAGAAATGAAGTCACTTCTTCAGCATCCAGACATACAAACTGTCGTTCAGCCTGAGGCTGTCATCAGTTATTTATCATTCCGTTATTCCATCGGGGAACAGACTTTCTTTCAAGGAATTCATAAATTACCTCCAGGCGTCTTTTTGAAAATGGATGAAACAGGAATAACAAAAGAGGCCTATTGGCAATATCCTCTCCCGTCGGATGGGATCGATCGAGGAGAACACTATTATCAAAAAGCCTTATTTGAATTACTTCAAGATTCTGTACAAAAACAGATGATGTCAGATGTGCCAGTTGGAGCTTTTTTGAGCGGCGGGGTGGATTCGACTTCTATTGTTGCTTTCATGTCCAAGTATGCTAACGATGATATTCATTGTTTTTCGACCAGTTTTGAAGAGAAAGGATTTTCTGAAGAAAGTTATGCCAAGCTGGCAGCAGACCAATACAATGTCAAGCTCCACTCACATCGAATGAGTGAAGAAGAGTATTTTCAATTATTGCCTGAAGTTGTAAAGCGTAGAGATCACCCTCTCTCCATTCCTCATGAAGTCGCTTTTTACCGCATGTCACAGGAAGCAAAAAAGCATGTGACGGTTGTTTTATGCGGTGAAGGAGCAGATGAATTGTTTGCAGGGTATGGACGGGTGTTTAGAAGTCCGGCAGATTGGCGGAAAATTTTGCTGCTTCAAAAAAGCCGAAAGCTGTCACCAATGCTTTCAAGATTATTATTTGATCCATCCTTTCAGCAGCAATTGCATCAATTTATCCACCTTGAAGATGAAATGGATCATTACAAAAGAAGGTATGCGTGGTTTACTGCAGGAGAAAAAGGGCAGCTTTTAGATCATCAAGCTGCCTCATTCGATTCTTCCAATTCGCACATGGATCAGTTTATCGCGCAGTGCTTTCAAAAAATGGAAGGACAGTCGTATGAAAACAAATTGCTCTATTTATTTCAGCAGATCCATCTGCCGAATCTGTTAGACCGGCTTGATATCATGACCATGTCACACGGTCTTGAAGCGCGCGTTCCGTTTCTTGATCATCGAATCATCCAATTTGTCAATGACATGCCTTTTAAATATAAACTTCCTTACAAGGGATTACCTAGCAGGCTGCAAGCATTTTTTCAATCGAGTCTTAAAACAAGCGAGGTACAAGATATTCCGAAATATATGTTAAAAAAGACAATGGAGCAAACGGTGGATAAGCGTATATTATATAGAAGAAAAATGGGCTTTCCGGTTCCTGTGTATCATTGGATGAGCAAAAGGATGGGAGAAATCGAAGAGAAGCTTCTTGATGAACAAAGCTTTGCAACTGAATTATTTCAAAGAAAGCCGCTAGAACAATTCTTAAGAAATGACCCGAATCAGAAAAACAAAAATGGAGCTGACCAAAAAGTTTGGATGCTCTACAATTTGGAGCTATGGCATGATCACTATATCAAGTCGGCGCGTCTTCCTCTGCCATCTGGCCGTTAA
- a CDS encoding acyl-CoA dehydrogenase family protein, with protein MKLTELRQETIDRLVLHFSERARQLDAECQFPHQNVDELIECGLHVANMPKEDGGLGYGFEETVTLLSQIAKGCASTGLIMAMHYYSLGAFSEVLSSEQQSSVFDDIRRSGELIASVSDPNVIFIYQRKQMDGIPTITAEKTDGGYLVSGTKFTVTGAPRIKYLPIYCEYAPSSCTSQYGMTALLMTLPSEGAAIEESWNYSGMRASMSHHIHFDQVFIPDDHLIGREGYAIEDTENLIYWFRLAVTAVYYGIAKAAYEHALDMTYQKNDRISKKKTAFLPGQQFRIADMKMKLDVAHSQLMACAQQADNEKAQNHYTSELYTKTLITKHFVTQAAEEIVQLASQVEGFSSLQQGSFLERLSRDVKAAKFHPPSEDLLKEVIAKKELGIIPLKNRWV; from the coding sequence GTGAAACTGACTGAGCTTCGTCAAGAAACGATTGATCGTCTCGTTCTCCATTTTTCTGAAAGAGCCAGGCAGCTTGATGCCGAATGTCAATTCCCGCATCAAAATGTTGACGAACTAATTGAATGTGGATTACATGTCGCCAATATGCCGAAAGAAGATGGAGGCCTTGGATATGGTTTTGAAGAAACGGTGACCCTCTTGTCACAAATAGCTAAAGGCTGTGCATCGACAGGTTTAATTATGGCGATGCATTACTATTCACTTGGCGCCTTTTCTGAAGTGCTTTCAAGTGAGCAGCAGTCCTCGGTTTTTGATGATATCCGGCGTTCAGGAGAGTTAATCGCTTCTGTTAGTGATCCGAATGTAATTTTTATTTATCAGCGAAAGCAAATGGACGGAATCCCCACCATTACAGCTGAAAAAACAGATGGCGGATATCTTGTAAGTGGAACAAAGTTTACAGTGACAGGTGCACCGCGCATTAAGTATTTACCAATTTATTGTGAGTATGCCCCGTCATCATGCACATCTCAATATGGAATGACTGCACTCTTAATGACGTTACCGAGTGAAGGTGCTGCAATTGAGGAGTCGTGGAATTATTCTGGAATGAGAGCATCTATGAGTCATCACATTCATTTTGATCAAGTATTTATACCCGATGATCATCTCATCGGGCGGGAAGGATACGCAATAGAAGATACTGAAAATTTGATCTATTGGTTTCGTTTAGCTGTTACAGCAGTTTATTACGGCATTGCAAAAGCAGCATATGAACACGCCCTCGATATGACTTATCAAAAAAATGATCGAATCTCCAAAAAGAAAACGGCTTTTTTACCGGGTCAACAATTTCGTATAGCTGATATGAAAATGAAGCTAGATGTTGCACACTCTCAGCTCATGGCCTGTGCCCAGCAAGCAGATAATGAAAAGGCACAAAATCATTACACAAGTGAGTTGTATACGAAGACGCTTATTACAAAACATTTTGTGACGCAGGCTGCAGAAGAGATCGTGCAGCTGGCCTCTCAAGTAGAGGGTTTTTCTTCATTACAACAAGGATCTTTTTTGGAACGTCTTAGCCGAGATGTCAAAGCGGCAAAATTCCATCCACCGTCTGAAGACTTATTAAAAGAAGTGATTGCGAAAAAAGAGCTTGGCATTATCCCATTAAAAAATCGCTGGGTATGA
- a CDS encoding IS1182 family transposase: protein MFHTRNSSQHQAEFVLLDQLVEEDHLLRKIDQYIDFSFIIDKVKPYYSENKGRPSLDPLILFKMMFIGYLYGIRSERQLEKEIYYNMAYRWFLGLNINDPVPHHSTISWNRRTRFTDTTIFQDIFDEIVLQAINHDMVGGRVLFTDSTHLKANANKHKYTRKTIEQDTQNYMKELDEAVQEDREVHGKKPLKEKEEVKTKKDIRQSTTDPESGYLYRENKPEGFFYLDHRTTDMKYNIITDAHVTPGNVHDSVPYLDRLDLQIARFGFQVEAVALDSGYLTTPICKGLSDRHIFGVIAHRRFHPTRGLFEKWKFQYDSKHDHYICPNGEKLLYTTTDRKGYRFYKSDPKKCASCPFLESCTRSKNHQKVISRHVWEEHKEKIRQNRLSVSGKELYKKRKEKIERSFADSKQLHGLRYCRLRGKQNVSEQVLLTAACQNMKKIATHLAKLG, encoded by the coding sequence ATGTTCCACACTAGAAATTCTTCTCAGCACCAAGCCGAATTTGTATTGCTAGATCAACTGGTCGAAGAGGATCACCTGCTTCGTAAAATTGATCAGTACATTGATTTTTCATTTATCATAGACAAAGTAAAACCATATTATAGTGAGAATAAAGGTCGCCCTTCTCTTGATCCACTCATTCTGTTCAAAATGATGTTTATCGGATACCTGTATGGTATCCGTTCAGAAAGACAGCTTGAAAAAGAAATTTACTATAACATGGCGTATAGATGGTTTTTAGGTTTGAATATCAATGACCCCGTTCCTCATCATTCCACCATTAGTTGGAATCGTCGTACTCGATTTACAGATACAACGATTTTTCAAGATATTTTTGATGAGATTGTGCTACAAGCCATCAATCACGATATGGTTGGAGGTCGTGTCCTTTTTACCGATTCAACCCATCTAAAAGCGAATGCCAATAAACATAAATATACGAGAAAAACGATCGAACAAGATACTCAGAACTATATGAAAGAATTAGATGAAGCCGTTCAAGAAGATCGAGAGGTACACGGAAAAAAGCCCTTAAAGGAAAAAGAGGAGGTGAAAACGAAAAAAGACATTCGCCAAAGTACGACTGATCCTGAAAGTGGCTATCTTTATCGTGAAAATAAGCCTGAAGGCTTTTTCTATCTAGACCACCGTACAACAGATATGAAATACAATATCATCACTGATGCCCATGTCACGCCCGGTAATGTCCATGATTCTGTTCCCTATCTTGATCGATTAGATCTCCAAATCGCACGATTTGGTTTTCAAGTAGAAGCTGTTGCCCTTGATTCTGGTTATTTAACAACACCAATCTGTAAAGGTTTATCTGATCGACATATTTTTGGTGTTATTGCCCATAGACGTTTTCATCCAACAAGAGGATTATTTGAGAAGTGGAAATTTCAGTATGATTCTAAACATGATCATTACATATGTCCAAATGGTGAGAAGCTTTTATATACGACAACTGATCGAAAAGGTTATAGGTTCTACAAATCAGATCCTAAAAAATGTGCATCGTGTCCTTTTCTTGAAAGCTGTACAAGATCTAAAAATCATCAAAAAGTGATCTCAAGACACGTGTGGGAAGAACATAAAGAAAAGATCAGACAAAATCGTCTATCTGTCTCTGGAAAAGAGCTATATAAAAAAAGAAAAGAAAAAATAGAGCGAAGCTTTGCAGATTCAAAACAACTGCACGGGCTTCGCTACTGCCGGTTGAGGGGAAAACAGAATGTGAGTGAGCAAGTTCTTCTCACAGCTGCGTGCCAGAACATGAAGAAGATTGCCACACACCTAGCGAAGCTAGGCTAG
- the asd gene encoding aspartate-semialdehyde dehydrogenase has product MGRGLHVAVVGATGAVGQQMLKTLADRDFEMDTLTLLSSKRSAGTKVTFRGQEYTVQEATPESFEGVNIALFSAGGNVSKALAPEAVKRGAIVVDNTSAFRMDENIPLVVPEVNEKDLHDHQGIIANPNCSTIQMVAALEPLRQAYGMKKVIVSTYQAVSGAGHEAIDELYSQTQAILNKEDVTPEVMPYQIAFNAIPQIDKFQDNGYTFEEMKMINETKKIMHMPELEVAATCVRLPIETGHSESVYVELESNDATVDDIKSILKDAPGITLQDDPSQQIYPMPADAVGKNDVFVGRIRKDLDRPNGFHLWIVSDNLLKGAAWNSVQIAESLKALKLV; this is encoded by the coding sequence ATGGGAAGAGGATTGCATGTAGCTGTAGTTGGAGCGACTGGAGCTGTCGGTCAACAAATGTTAAAAACACTAGCTGACAGAGATTTTGAAATGGATACACTTACTCTACTATCCTCAAAACGTTCCGCGGGAACAAAAGTGACATTCAGAGGTCAAGAGTATACCGTTCAAGAAGCAACACCTGAAAGCTTTGAAGGGGTCAACATTGCACTATTCAGTGCTGGAGGAAATGTTTCCAAGGCGCTAGCTCCTGAAGCAGTCAAACGAGGTGCGATTGTTGTAGACAACACAAGTGCTTTTCGTATGGACGAAAATATCCCTCTTGTCGTACCAGAGGTAAACGAAAAAGATTTGCATGACCATCAAGGGATCATTGCAAACCCTAACTGTTCAACTATTCAAATGGTGGCGGCATTAGAACCGCTTCGTCAGGCGTATGGAATGAAAAAAGTCATTGTGTCCACATACCAGGCAGTATCAGGTGCAGGACATGAAGCAATTGACGAACTATACAGCCAGACGCAAGCCATTTTAAATAAAGAAGATGTAACACCAGAAGTCATGCCTTATCAAATTGCATTTAATGCGATTCCGCAAATTGATAAATTCCAAGACAATGGCTATACATTTGAAGAAATGAAAATGATCAACGAAACGAAAAAAATTATGCATATGCCAGAGCTAGAAGTAGCGGCAACATGTGTGAGACTTCCAATTGAAACGGGACATTCAGAATCTGTTTACGTTGAACTAGAATCAAATGACGCAACGGTTGATGACATCAAGTCAATTCTAAAAGATGCACCAGGTATTACATTGCAAGATGATCCATCTCAGCAAATTTATCCAATGCCTGCAGATGCTGTTGGAAAAAATGACGTATTTGTCGGCCGCATTCGGAAAGATTTGGACCGTCCAAACGGGTTCCATTTGTGGATTGTATCTGATAACCTGCTGAAAGGCGCTGCATGGAACTCAGTTCAAATTGCAGAAAGCTTAAAAGCATTAAAATTAGTTTAA